Proteins encoded together in one Pseudoroseomonas cervicalis window:
- a CDS encoding septum formation initiator family protein has translation MRAIKRAIQVLWLPLVFAGLIWHFAWYAVHGPRVGSLAREAKASEIAAARITLAEAEAERDAIERKVAGLRGDRIDRDQLDERARALLNMVGKDELVVPYGQNQRLF, from the coding sequence ATGCGGGCCATCAAGCGGGCGATTCAGGTGCTGTGGCTGCCGCTGGTCTTCGCCGGCCTGATCTGGCACTTCGCCTGGTACGCCGTGCACGGGCCGCGCGTCGGCTCCCTCGCCCGCGAGGCCAAGGCCTCCGAGATCGCCGCCGCCCGCATCACCCTGGCCGAGGCCGAGGCCGAGCGCGACGCCATCGAACGCAAGGTCGCCGGCCTGCGCGGCGACCGCATCGACCGCGACCAGCTCGACGAACGCGCCCGCGCCCTGCTGAACATGGTCGGCAAGGACGAGCTGGTGGTCCCCTACGGGCAGAACCAGCGCCTGTTCTGA
- a CDS encoding LysR family transcriptional regulator, translated as MTLEQLRIFLAVAEREHVTRAATALHLTQSAVSAAIRALEARHGIALFHRVGRRIELTEEGRIFRAEAAAVLARAEAAELVLSELGGTLRGTLRVQASQTVASYWLPPLLVHFQQACPGVQVEVGAGNTTSVAQAVLDGVAELGFVEGEVEEPSLSQTLLARDQLVVVVGPRHPWARAGEVPLARLAESPWVMREAGSGTRAAFELLLERAGLPPRDLRVILELPSNEAVLAAVEADGGATVVSERAAGPHLAAGLLVRAEVTLPPRSFKALRHRERYASRASRALLALAAGLPPG; from the coding sequence ATGACGCTGGAACAGCTGCGCATCTTCCTGGCGGTGGCGGAGCGCGAGCATGTCACCCGCGCCGCGACCGCGCTGCATCTGACGCAATCGGCGGTCAGCGCGGCGATCCGGGCGCTGGAGGCGCGGCATGGCATCGCCCTGTTCCACCGCGTCGGCCGGCGCATCGAGCTGACCGAGGAGGGCCGCATCTTCCGCGCCGAGGCGGCGGCCGTGCTGGCGCGGGCGGAGGCGGCGGAGCTGGTGCTGTCCGAGCTGGGCGGGACGCTGCGCGGCACGCTGCGGGTCCAGGCCAGCCAGACGGTGGCCAGCTACTGGCTGCCGCCGCTCCTGGTGCACTTCCAGCAGGCATGCCCCGGCGTGCAGGTGGAGGTCGGCGCCGGCAACACCACCAGCGTCGCCCAGGCGGTGCTGGACGGGGTGGCGGAGCTGGGTTTCGTCGAGGGCGAGGTGGAGGAGCCTTCCCTGTCGCAGACGCTGCTGGCGCGCGATCAGCTGGTGGTGGTGGTGGGCCCGCGCCATCCCTGGGCCAGGGCCGGCGAAGTGCCGCTGGCGCGGCTGGCGGAAAGCCCCTGGGTGATGCGCGAGGCCGGCTCCGGCACCCGTGCCGCCTTCGAGCTGCTGCTGGAGCGCGCCGGCCTGCCGCCGCGCGATCTGCGGGTGATCCTGGAGCTGCCCTCGAACGAGGCGGTGCTGGCGGCGGTGGAGGCAGATGGGGGCGCCACGGTGGTGTCGGAGCGCGCGGCGGGGCCGCATCTGGCGGCGGGGCTGCTGGTGCGGGCGGAGGTCACGCTGCCGCCGCGCAGCTTCAAGGCGCTGCGCCACCGGGAGCGCTATGCCAGCCGGGCCTCGCGCGCGCTGCTGGCCCTGGCGGCCGGGCTGCCGCCCGGCTGA
- a CDS encoding YeiH family protein, with amino-acid sequence MSATADPAPLPLPRRLSAWLMGMAPGIALCAAVALAGTALLRAEQALFGRAWVDALVLSILIGTAIRSLWTPPKAFSAGIAYSAKTLLEVAVMLLGASLSLPALMAAGPVLILSIALVVALSIVASYGLGRLLGLPRRMAVLVACGNSICGNSAIAAVAPVIGAQARDVAAAIAFTAVLGVGVVLALPLLVPLLGLSEVQYGILAGLTVYAVPQVLAATAPVGALAVQVGTLVKLVRVLMLGPVVLALTVAAGAKSGQKPGLARLVPWFILGFLGLAALRALGAVPEALLPPLAAVTSALTLLAMAALGLGVDLRSVAQAGPRVTATVVLSLLALGVVSLGVIALHG; translated from the coding sequence ATGTCCGCCACCGCCGATCCCGCCCCGCTCCCCCTGCCCCGCCGCCTCTCCGCCTGGCTCATGGGCATGGCGCCGGGCATTGCGCTCTGCGCGGCGGTGGCGCTGGCCGGCACGGCGCTGTTGCGGGCCGAGCAGGCGCTGTTCGGCCGCGCCTGGGTGGATGCGCTGGTGCTCTCCATCCTGATCGGCACCGCCATCCGCAGCCTCTGGACCCCGCCCAAGGCGTTCAGCGCCGGCATCGCCTATTCGGCCAAGACGCTGCTGGAAGTGGCGGTGATGCTGCTGGGCGCCTCGCTCAGCCTGCCGGCGCTGATGGCGGCGGGGCCGGTGCTGATCCTGTCCATCGCGCTGGTCGTCGCGCTGTCGATTGTCGCCAGCTACGGGCTGGGGCGGCTGCTGGGCCTGCCCAGGCGCATGGCGGTGCTGGTGGCCTGCGGCAATTCCATCTGCGGCAATTCCGCCATCGCCGCCGTGGCGCCGGTGATCGGCGCCCAGGCGCGCGACGTGGCCGCCGCCATTGCCTTCACCGCGGTGCTCGGCGTCGGCGTGGTGCTGGCGCTGCCGCTGCTGGTGCCGCTGCTCGGCCTGTCGGAGGTGCAGTATGGCATCCTCGCGGGCCTGACCGTCTATGCCGTGCCGCAGGTGCTGGCGGCGACCGCGCCGGTCGGCGCGCTGGCGGTGCAGGTGGGTACACTGGTCAAGCTGGTGCGGGTGCTGATGCTGGGGCCGGTGGTGCTGGCGCTCACCGTCGCCGCCGGGGCCAAATCGGGGCAGAAGCCGGGCCTGGCGCGGCTGGTGCCCTGGTTCATCCTGGGCTTCCTGGGCCTGGCCGCGCTGCGCGCGCTCGGCGCGGTGCCCGAGGCGCTGCTGCCGCCGCTGGCGGCCGTCACCTCGGCGCTGACGCTGCTGGCCATGGCGGCGCTGGGGCTGGGGGTGGATCTGCGCAGCGTGGCCCAGGCCGGGCCGCGCGTCACCGCCACCGTGGTGCTGTCGCTGCTGGCGCTGGGGGTGGTCAGCCTGGGCGTCATCGCCCTGCACGGCTGA
- a CDS encoding DUF1491 family protein: MEAKVKAGLWAQMALRLADIAGRPGMVLRKGDPDSGGILCVLRGREGCLVLSQARDGEGRPVWMRGTGAAPVPEPEAEAYVARQVQRDPDLWVLEFEAPDLLPPFEAKIL; this comes from the coding sequence ATGGAAGCGAAAGTGAAGGCGGGGCTCTGGGCCCAGATGGCGCTGCGCCTGGCCGACATCGCCGGCCGGCCCGGCATGGTGCTGCGCAAGGGGGACCCGGATTCGGGCGGCATCCTCTGCGTGCTGCGCGGGCGGGAGGGCTGCCTGGTGCTGAGCCAGGCGCGCGATGGCGAGGGCCGCCCGGTCTGGATGCGCGGCACCGGCGCCGCCCCGGTGCCGGAGCCGGAGGCCGAGGCCTATGTCGCCCGCCAAGTGCAACGCGACCCCGATCTCTGGGTGCTGGAATTCGAGGCCCCCGACCTGCTCCCCCCCTTCGAGGCGAAGATCCTGTGA
- a CDS encoding glutathione S-transferase family protein gives MTEPSLTVHHLNNSRSQRVLWLLEELEVPYALKLYQRDPKTMRAPPELRQVHPLGKAPVVTDGPHTLAETGAILEYILDRHDTRGLRPAPGSQAHLDYRYWLHFAEGSAMPPLVMTLVLRRVPSQLPFLLRPIGRAIGKGVEKGFLGPQVAGNLALMESALERGWFAGEAFSAADVQMSFPVEATAARFGLQPYPKLADWLQRIQARPAYRRALEKGGPYAYA, from the coding sequence GTGACCGAGCCCTCCCTCACCGTCCACCACCTGAACAATTCCCGCTCGCAGCGCGTGCTGTGGCTGCTGGAGGAGCTGGAGGTGCCCTATGCGCTGAAGCTCTACCAGCGCGACCCCAAGACCATGCGCGCGCCCCCGGAGTTGCGGCAGGTGCATCCGCTGGGCAAGGCGCCGGTGGTGACGGACGGGCCGCACACTTTGGCCGAGACCGGCGCCATCCTGGAATACATCCTGGACCGGCATGACACGCGCGGCCTGCGGCCTGCCCCGGGCAGCCAGGCGCATCTCGACTATCGCTACTGGCTGCATTTCGCCGAGGGCTCGGCCATGCCGCCCTTGGTGATGACGCTGGTGCTGCGCCGTGTGCCCTCCCAGCTGCCCTTCCTGCTGCGCCCCATCGGGCGCGCCATCGGCAAGGGGGTGGAGAAGGGCTTCCTGGGGCCGCAGGTGGCCGGCAATCTGGCGCTGATGGAGTCCGCGCTGGAGCGCGGCTGGTTCGCGGGCGAGGCCTTCAGCGCCGCCGATGTGCAGATGAGCTTCCCGGTGGAGGCCACCGCCGCCCGCTTCGGCCTGCAGCCCTATCCGAAGCTCGCCGACTGGCTGCAGCGCATCCAGGCGCGGCCGGCCTATCGCCGGGCGCTGGAGAAGGGCGGGCCTTACGCCTACGCGTGA
- a CDS encoding M20 family metallopeptidase, whose product MSSARQNSEQIWQMVEAHQEDLIGLSDRVWEMPELAYAERRSCAEHKAMLEQKGFRITENLAGIPTAIMGEAGEDGPVIAILGEYDALPGLSQEAGVAEHRPLPGDGAGHGCGHNLLGAGALLAATAVKDWLAANGVKGRVRYYGCPAEEGGAAKAFMVREGCFDDVDLAISWHPAPFAAVNEAKSLANTRIDFTFTGRSSHAAAAPHLGRSALDAIELMNVGVNYMREHMPSDARIHYAYLDAGGIAPNVVQGKATVRYLIRSNDLPGLQALVTRVRKIADGAALMTETSVATNVVSAVSNLLGNLPLEKAMQANLERLGPPPFDDADRAFAAEIQKTLTDEDIASAFKRMGVPVRKGVPLADEIIPLEAKGAAMVGSTDVGDVSWAVPTVQARGATYAIGTPGHSWQLTAQGQSPLAHKGMVHVAKVMAGVAVDALRDPSLVEAARADHKARTDAHPYVCPLPAELKPPIKMAEKV is encoded by the coding sequence ATGTCGAGCGCCCGGCAGAATTCCGAACAGATCTGGCAGATGGTCGAGGCGCATCAGGAGGACCTGATCGGCCTGTCCGACCGCGTCTGGGAGATGCCCGAGCTGGCCTATGCCGAGCGCCGCTCCTGCGCCGAGCACAAGGCGATGCTGGAGCAGAAGGGCTTCCGCATCACCGAGAACCTGGCCGGCATCCCGACCGCCATCATGGGCGAGGCGGGCGAGGACGGCCCGGTCATCGCCATCCTCGGCGAGTATGACGCGCTGCCCGGGCTGAGCCAGGAGGCCGGTGTCGCCGAGCACCGCCCGCTGCCGGGCGATGGCGCCGGCCATGGCTGCGGCCACAACCTGCTGGGCGCCGGTGCGCTGCTGGCGGCCACCGCGGTGAAGGACTGGCTGGCCGCCAACGGGGTGAAGGGGCGCGTGCGCTACTATGGCTGCCCGGCCGAGGAGGGCGGCGCCGCCAAGGCCTTCATGGTGCGCGAGGGCTGCTTCGACGATGTCGACCTGGCGATCTCCTGGCACCCGGCGCCCTTCGCCGCGGTGAACGAGGCGAAGTCGCTGGCCAATACCCGCATCGACTTCACCTTCACCGGCCGCTCCAGCCACGCCGCGGCGGCGCCGCATCTCGGCCGCTCGGCGCTGGACGCGATCGAGCTGATGAATGTCGGCGTCAACTACATGCGCGAGCACATGCCGAGCGATGCGCGCATCCACTACGCCTATCTGGATGCCGGCGGCATCGCGCCCAACGTCGTGCAGGGCAAGGCGACGGTGCGCTACCTGATCCGCTCCAACGACCTGCCCGGGCTGCAGGCCCTCGTCACCCGCGTGCGCAAGATCGCCGATGGCGCGGCGCTGATGACCGAGACCAGCGTCGCCACCAATGTCGTGTCCGCGGTGTCCAACCTGCTGGGCAATTTGCCGCTGGAGAAGGCGATGCAGGCCAATCTGGAGCGCCTGGGCCCGCCGCCCTTCGACGATGCCGACCGCGCCTTCGCCGCCGAGATCCAGAAGACCCTGACCGATGAGGACATCGCCAGCGCCTTCAAGCGGATGGGCGTGCCGGTGCGCAAGGGCGTGCCGCTGGCCGATGAGATCATCCCGCTGGAGGCCAAGGGCGCGGCCATGGTGGGCTCGACCGATGTCGGCGACGTCTCCTGGGCGGTGCCGACGGTGCAGGCGCGCGGCGCCACCTATGCCATCGGCACGCCGGGCCATTCCTGGCAGCTGACGGCGCAGGGCCAGTCGCCGCTGGCGCATAAGGGCATGGTGCATGTGGCCAAGGTGATGGCGGGCGTCGCGGTGGACGCGCTGCGCGACCCCTCGCTGGTCGAGGCCGCCCGCGCCGACCACAAGGCGCGCACCGACGCCCACCCCTATGTCTGCCCGCTGCCGGCGGAGCTCAAGCCGCCGATCAAGATGGCCGAGAAGGTCTGA
- a CDS encoding flagellar basal body rod C-terminal domain-containing protein — protein sequence MTISSVSGGLASAALQALGGARRAEQSLSATAGAVARQGTGLEGDPGAGLAPPPDRMPGLAAQGGAAEDPAAQQVALIAAQRGFEANLAVLRSVEQMSQRLLDTMG from the coding sequence ATGACGATCTCCTCGGTCTCGGGCGGGCTGGCCTCCGCCGCGTTGCAGGCGCTGGGCGGAGCCCGGCGGGCGGAGCAATCGCTCTCCGCTACCGCCGGGGCGGTGGCGCGCCAGGGCACCGGGCTGGAGGGCGATCCCGGCGCCGGCCTGGCGCCGCCGCCCGACCGCATGCCGGGCCTCGCGGCCCAGGGCGGCGCGGCGGAGGATCCGGCGGCGCAGCAGGTGGCGCTGATCGCGGCGCAGCGCGGCTTCGAGGCCAATCTGGCCGTGCTGCGCAGCGTCGAGCAGATGAGCCAGCGCCTGCTCGACACGATGGGCTGA
- a CDS encoding ATP-binding protein: MRDLFQLDLPAQPHAIAVARAAAGSLAEALSLPEAKRDRLELAVEEAVSNAVHHAYPPGHEAGRLRVEAAAEAGALVLRVQDWGLPYQPATPAPGEAREGAGEGGGLGLLLAFRMADEASYRPLGREGKRFEFRFRLPAAAPLPPPPELAEPAAPPRRNRAPVTVRRFRPQDAPGIARCAWLAYGYTRPDDGLYDVEGLVRRNAEGEMASIVAVAGDGHIVGHICFDFSGNRQVPEATDAVVPPDWRGHPVLLAQMLDFGQAEAEAMGCRGWLVHAVSAHTVSQRGALRYGAVPVNVHLASVSTDWAIDESLAGSGARQSEVALYRGFRPGAPRRLHAPPRHRALLEGLYAALAEPVTFAEAAPPAPQGRTRLHVSQEYAQWGHVVLEVEAYGADAIEAVAGFLRGFCLQGAATVLLELPLADPATAALAEGFEGLGFSLCGILPHAGEADADLLLYQYLNNVVPETASERIAGACRPLYDYVLAERRRVDLAVFGAHPEAAPRP; this comes from the coding sequence ATGCGCGACCTGTTCCAGCTCGACCTTCCCGCCCAGCCCCACGCCATCGCCGTGGCCCGCGCCGCCGCCGGCAGCCTGGCCGAGGCGCTGTCCCTGCCCGAGGCCAAGCGCGACCGGCTGGAGCTGGCGGTGGAGGAGGCGGTGTCGAACGCCGTGCACCACGCCTATCCGCCCGGCCATGAAGCGGGCCGGCTGCGGGTCGAGGCGGCGGCGGAGGCCGGCGCCCTGGTGCTGCGGGTGCAGGATTGGGGCCTGCCCTACCAGCCCGCCACCCCGGCCCCGGGCGAGGCAAGGGAGGGCGCGGGGGAGGGGGGTGGCCTCGGCCTGCTGCTGGCCTTCCGCATGGCGGACGAGGCCAGCTATCGCCCCCTGGGGCGGGAGGGGAAGCGCTTCGAGTTCCGCTTCCGCCTGCCCGCCGCCGCGCCGCTGCCACCGCCGCCCGAACTGGCCGAGCCCGCCGCGCCGCCGCGCCGCAACCGCGCCCCCGTCACCGTGCGCCGCTTCCGCCCGCAGGACGCGCCCGGCATCGCCCGCTGCGCCTGGCTGGCCTATGGCTATACCCGCCCGGATGACGGGCTCTACGATGTCGAGGGGCTGGTCCGCCGCAACGCCGAGGGCGAGATGGCCAGCATCGTGGCGGTGGCCGGGGATGGCCACATCGTCGGCCATATCTGCTTCGACTTCTCCGGCAACCGGCAGGTGCCGGAGGCCACCGACGCGGTGGTGCCGCCGGATTGGCGCGGCCATCCGGTGCTGCTGGCCCAGATGCTGGATTTCGGCCAGGCCGAGGCCGAGGCGATGGGCTGCCGCGGCTGGCTGGTGCATGCGGTGAGCGCCCACACCGTCTCGCAGCGCGGCGCGCTGCGCTATGGCGCGGTGCCGGTCAATGTGCATCTGGCCTCGGTCAGCACCGACTGGGCGATCGATGAGAGCCTGGCCGGCAGCGGCGCCCGGCAATCCGAGGTGGCGCTGTATCGCGGCTTCCGCCCCGGCGCGCCGCGCCGCCTGCACGCCCCGCCGCGCCATCGCGCCCTGCTGGAGGGGCTCTACGCCGCGCTCGCCGAGCCGGTGACCTTCGCCGAGGCCGCGCCGCCCGCGCCGCAGGGCCGCACCCGGCTGCATGTCTCGCAAGAATACGCGCAATGGGGGCATGTGGTGCTGGAGGTCGAGGCCTATGGCGCCGACGCCATCGAGGCGGTGGCGGGCTTCCTGCGCGGCTTCTGCCTGCAGGGGGCGGCGACCGTGCTGCTGGAACTGCCGCTGGCCGACCCGGCGACGGCGGCGCTGGCCGAGGGCTTCGAGGGGCTGGGCTTCAGCCTTTGCGGCATCCTGCCGCATGCGGGGGAGGCGGATGCCGATCTGCTGCTCTACCAGTACCTGAACAATGTGGTGCCGGAGACCGCCAGCGAGCGCATCGCCGGCGCCTGCCGTCCGCTCTACGACTATGTCCTGGCCGAGCGCCGGCGCGTCGACCTCGCGGTGTTCGGCGCGCATCCGGAGGCGGCGCCGCGGCCCTGA
- the mdoH gene encoding glucans biosynthesis glucosyltransferase MdoH, which translates to MSGQPQADAPDAALAPGAAAMPLPAGAAEAHLPPEAPLDMPVQSLRARPARRQGGIPSRPGGLWLRRLLVIGGAILLTAFAAREMWLVLNSGRPTPLQAFVLVLFVVLFAWIALSFTSAVCGFIRLLLGPDRRLGIAPDGPAPLPSARTALLMPCYNEDPARIMAALQAMHEELAAAGALDRFDIFILSDTTQPEAWIAEEAAYLALRERVTAQLGQAPRIFYRRRAKNIERKAGNIADWVRRWGAAYPQMLVLDADSVMESDIILRLADAMARHPDVGLIQTLPIIAGGNTLFARMQQFAGRVYGPLIAEGIAWWHGTEGNYWGHNAIIRTEAFASAAGLPELSGRKPFGGHILSHDFVEAALLRRAGWAVHMVPWLRGSYEESPPSLMDLAIRDRRWCQGNLQHAAVLPSRGLHWVSRLHLLTGIGSYITAPIWLIFLGAGVLMAIQARFIRPEYFPAGPTLFPAWPVVDPVRAMWVFIGTMALLLAPKLMAWFAMLFHARDRRGSGGAIRAFLSMLVETLVAGLLAPVTMLTQSVDVGAILMGRDSGWNAQKRDDGSVPFGQVARLYWKHTVFGLVFGGAAWLVSPYLALWMSPVVLGLALSIPLAALTARRSIGVGLRRLGLLLIPEERAVPPALARARALQAELAALPPIGIAELLRDDALLREHRAMLPPPRRPRQDPFDAALLVGLAKLGEAASLEEALSGLTRPELAAALADAGGVDRLAALARAA; encoded by the coding sequence ATGAGCGGACAGCCTCAGGCTGACGCGCCGGACGCCGCCCTGGCGCCCGGCGCGGCGGCCATGCCGCTGCCCGCGGGTGCCGCGGAGGCGCATCTGCCGCCCGAGGCGCCGCTGGACATGCCGGTGCAGTCGCTGCGGGCCCGCCCCGCGCGGCGGCAGGGCGGCATACCGTCCCGCCCCGGCGGGCTGTGGCTGCGCCGGCTGCTGGTGATCGGCGGCGCCATCCTGCTCACCGCCTTCGCCGCGCGCGAGATGTGGCTGGTGCTGAACAGCGGCCGGCCGACGCCGCTGCAGGCCTTCGTGCTGGTGCTGTTCGTCGTGCTCTTCGCCTGGATCGCGCTGTCCTTCACCAGCGCGGTCTGCGGCTTCATCCGCCTGCTGCTGGGGCCGGACCGGCGGCTGGGCATCGCGCCCGACGGGCCGGCGCCCTTGCCCTCGGCGCGCACCGCCCTGCTGATGCCCTGCTACAATGAGGACCCGGCGCGCATCATGGCCGCGCTGCAGGCGATGCATGAGGAGCTGGCGGCGGCCGGCGCGCTGGACCGCTTCGACATCTTCATCCTCAGCGACACCACCCAGCCCGAGGCCTGGATCGCCGAGGAGGCGGCCTATCTGGCCCTGCGCGAGCGTGTCACGGCGCAGCTCGGCCAGGCGCCGCGCATCTTCTACCGCAGGCGGGCCAAGAATATCGAGCGCAAGGCCGGCAACATCGCCGACTGGGTGCGGCGCTGGGGGGCGGCCTATCCGCAGATGCTGGTGCTGGATGCCGACAGCGTCATGGAATCCGACATCATCCTGCGCCTGGCGGACGCCATGGCGCGGCACCCGGATGTCGGGCTGATCCAGACCCTGCCGATCATCGCCGGCGGCAACACGCTCTTCGCGCGGATGCAGCAATTCGCCGGCCGCGTCTACGGCCCGCTGATCGCCGAGGGCATCGCCTGGTGGCACGGCACGGAAGGCAATTACTGGGGCCACAACGCGATCATCCGCACCGAGGCCTTTGCGAGTGCCGCCGGCCTGCCGGAGCTTTCCGGCCGCAAGCCCTTTGGCGGCCACATCCTCAGCCATGATTTCGTCGAGGCCGCGCTGCTGCGCCGCGCCGGCTGGGCGGTGCACATGGTGCCCTGGCTGCGCGGCAGCTATGAGGAAAGCCCGCCCTCGCTGATGGACCTCGCCATCCGCGACCGGCGCTGGTGCCAGGGCAATCTGCAGCACGCCGCGGTGCTGCCGTCGCGCGGCCTGCACTGGGTCAGCCGGCTGCATCTGCTGACCGGCATCGGCAGCTACATCACCGCGCCGATCTGGCTGATCTTCCTCGGCGCCGGCGTGCTGATGGCGATCCAGGCGCGCTTCATCCGCCCGGAATACTTCCCCGCCGGCCCCACCCTGTTCCCGGCCTGGCCGGTGGTCGACCCGGTGCGCGCCATGTGGGTGTTCATCGGCACCATGGCGCTGCTGCTGGCGCCGAAGCTGATGGCCTGGTTCGCCATGCTGTTCCATGCCCGCGACCGGCGCGGCAGCGGCGGCGCCATCCGCGCCTTCCTCTCCATGCTGGTGGAGACGCTGGTGGCCGGGCTGCTGGCGCCGGTCACCATGCTGACCCAGTCGGTCGATGTCGGCGCCATCCTGATGGGCCGCGATTCCGGCTGGAACGCGCAGAAGCGCGACGATGGCAGCGTGCCCTTCGGCCAGGTGGCGCGGCTCTACTGGAAGCACACCGTCTTCGGCCTGGTCTTCGGCGGCGCCGCCTGGCTGGTCTCGCCGTATCTGGCGCTGTGGATGTCGCCGGTGGTGCTGGGCCTGGCGCTCTCCATCCCGCTGGCGGCGCTGACGGCGCGGCGCTCGATCGGCGTCGGGCTGCGCCGCCTCGGCCTGCTGCTGATCCCGGAGGAGCGCGCGGTGCCGCCGGCGCTCGCCCGCGCCCGCGCCCTGCAGGCCGAGCTGGCGGCGCTGCCGCCCATCGGCATCGCCGAGCTGCTGCGCGACGACGCCCTGCTGCGCGAGCATCGCGCCATGCTGCCGCCGCCGCGCCGCCCGCGCCAGGACCCGTTCGACGCGGCGCTGCTGGTGGGGCTGGCCAAGCTCGGCGAGGCGGCGAGCCTGGAGGAGGCGCTGTCCGGCCTGACCCGGCCGGAACTCGCCGCGGCGCTGGCCGATGCCGGCGGCGTCGACCGGCTGGCGGCGCTGGCCCGCGCCGCCTGA